A stretch of Elephas maximus indicus isolate mEleMax1 chromosome 20, mEleMax1 primary haplotype, whole genome shotgun sequence DNA encodes these proteins:
- the LOC126063770 gene encoding olfactory receptor 8K3-like — protein sequence MDKYNLMVLNEFTLVGITDRPELKAPLFEILLIVYMVSVVGNLGLIMLTKIDSRLHTPMYFFLRHLSFTDLGHSTAVGPKMLANFTVDQPTISYNCCAMQLTFFSIFISSEIFILSAMAYDRYVAICNPLLYTVIMSPKVCQVLVVISYLYSLFLSLLTIIKIFIASFCGHVIRHFYCDGLPLISLICSNTHEIKLILLIFSAFSLVLSLLIILFFFFLILVSYTLILVAIFRMNSAEGRHKAFSTCGSHLTVVVVFYGTLFFTYVHPKSSHSFDTDKMASVFYILVIPMLNPIVYSLRNKEVKNAVHRTWRLCLNILLQVNCNIR from the coding sequence ATGGACAAATACAATCTAATGGTGCTGAATGAATTTACTCTAGTGGGGATCACAGATCGTCCTGAGCTGAAGGCTCCATTATTTGAGATTCTCCTCATTGTTTACATGGTCTCCGTAGTGGGTAACCTGGGCTTGATCATGCTCACCAAGATAGACTCTAGGCTACATAcgcccatgtactttttcctcagacATTTGTCTTTCACTGATCTTGGACATTCAACAGCAGTTGGACCCAAAATGCTAGCAAATTTTACTGTAGATCAACCTACAATCTCTTATAATTGCTGTGCTATGCAACTCACTTTCTTCAGTATTTTCATAAGTAGTGAGATTTTCATTCTGTcagcaatggcctatgaccgctatgtggccatctgtaaccctctgctttacacagtcatcatgtcacCGAAAGTATGCCAGGTGCTGGTGGTCATATCTTATCTCTACAGTCTCTTTTTGTCTTTGCTGACAATCATAAAAATTTTCATTGCATCATTTTGTGGCCATGTTatcaggcatttctactgtgatgGTTTGCCCTTGATTTCTTTGATCTGCTCAAACACACATGAAATTAAATTAATATTACTGATCTTTTCGGCTTTTAGTTTAGTTTTATCCCTTctaataatccttttttttttttttttaatccttgtgtCCTACACGCTGATACTCGTTGCCATCTTCAGGATGAACTCTGCAGAGGGCAGGCACAAGGCCTTTTCCACATGTGGATCTCACTTGACAGTGGTAGTTGTTTTCTATGGGACTCTATTCTTTACGTATGTGCATCCCAAATCCAGCCATTCCTTTGATACTGATAAAATGGCCTCTGTCTTTTACATTCTGGTAATACCTATGTTAAATCCCATCGTCTATAGTTTGAGGAACAAAGAGGTAAAAAATGCTGTACACAGAACCTGGAGACTGTGTTTAAATATTCTACTTCAAGTGAACTGTAACATACGATAA